A stretch of Tenrec ecaudatus isolate mTenEca1 chromosome 2, mTenEca1.hap1, whole genome shotgun sequence DNA encodes these proteins:
- the PRMT2 gene encoding protein arginine N-methyltransferase 2 produces the protein METSSDCTISNSQEQEAAIEDNEDKDFQEGVQSEEFVAIADYSATDETQLSFSRGEKLRILKQTTADWWWGERAGCCGYVPANHVGRHVEEADPGDTWQDAEYFGSYSTLKLHLEMLADQPRTTKYYKVIAQNKESLKDKVILDVGCGTGIISLFCAHHAQPRAVYAVEASEMAQHTGQLVLLNGFADTITVFQQKVEDVVLPEKVDVLVSEWMGTCLLFEFMIESILYARDMWLKEDGVIWPTTAELHLVPCSADGDYHSKVLFWDSAYEFNLSALKSVAIKEFFSKPKCNHILKPEDCLSEPCTVLQLDMRTVQISDLETTRGELRFDITKAGILHGFTAWFSVRFENLEAGNPQLVLSTGPFHPTTHWKQTLFMMDDPLTVHIGDVVTGSMVLQRNPVWRRHLSVTLSWSVTSPQDPASQRVGEKTFPIWR, from the exons ATGGAGACTTCAAGCGACTGCACCATAAGCAACTCGCAG GAACAGGAAGCAGCCATCGAGGACAATGAGGACAAGGACTTCCAGGAGGGTGTGCAGTCCGAGGAGTTTGTGGCCATCGCAGACTACTCTGCTACTGATGAAACTCAG CTCAGTTTTTCGAGAGGAGAAAAACTTCGTATCCTGAAACAAACGACCGCTGATTGGTGGTGGGGCGAGCGCGCCGGCTGCTGCGGCTACGTCCCGGCGAACCACGTGGGGAGGCACGTGGAGGAGGCTGACCCTGGAGACACGTGGCAGGATGCAGAGTATTTCGGCAGCTACAGCACTCTG AAACTTCACCTGGAAATGTTGGCCGACCAGCCCCGGACAACCAAATACTACAAGGTTATCGCGCAGAACAAGGAGTCCCTGAAGGATAAAGTGATCTTGGACGTTGGCTGTGGGACTGGAATCATCAGCCTTTTCTGTGCGCATCATGCTCAACCCAGAGCA GTGTATGCCGTGGAGGCCAGCGAGATGGCGCAGCACACAGGGCAGCTGGTCCTGCTGAATGGCTTTGCTGACACCATCACCGTGTTCCAGCAGAAGGTGGAGGACGTGGTGCTTCCAGAGAAGGTGGACGTGCTGGTGTCCGAGTGGATGGGGACCTGCCTGCTG TTTGAGTTCATGATCGAATCCATCCTGTACGCCCGGGACATGTGGCTGAAGGAGGACGGGGTCATCTGGCCGACCACAGCCGAGTTACATCTCGTCCCCTGCAGCGCGGACGGGGACTACCACAGCAAAGTCCTCTTCTGGGACAGTGCCTACGAGTTCAACCTCAGCGCGCTGAA ATCTGTAGCAAttaaggaatttttttcaaagcccaAATGTAATCACATTTTGAAGCCAGAAGACTGCCTCTCAGAACCATGCACTGTATTACAGTTAGACATGAGGACGGTTCAAATCTCTGATCTAGAG ACCACGAGAGGCGAGCTGCGCTTTGATATCACAAAGGCGGGTATTCTGCATGGATTTACAGCCTGGTTCAGTGTCCGGTTTGAGAATCTGGAAGCAGGCAATCCCCAGCTGGTTCTGAGCACCGGCCCGTTCCACCC CACAACACACTGGAAGCAGACCCTGTTTATGATGGACGACCCCCTTACGGTGCACATAGGAGATGTGGTCACAGGCTCCATGGTGCTGCAGAGAAACCCTGTGTGGAGACGGCACCTGTCTGTCACTCTGAGCTGGTCCGTCACTTCCCCACAAGACCCCGCGTCTCAGAGA gtTGGAGAAAAAACCTTTCCGATCTGGAGATGA